One window from the genome of Opisthocomus hoazin isolate bOpiHoa1 chromosome 11, bOpiHoa1.hap1, whole genome shotgun sequence encodes:
- the RPN1 gene encoding dolichyl-diphosphooligosaccharide--protein glycosyltransferase subunit 1: MAGLLCRLLLCLAAAGAAADLLLEEARRSVDLSTHLAKVSAELSLANAPGGTAASAFLLALEPGLEPRLAYLGAQVKGEEEEENTLEVRETKVKGKSGKFFSVKLPSPLAPGAKVRVSVEMVFTHVLQPYPTHITQSEKQFVVFEGNHYFYSPYFTKTQTTRVKLASRNVESYTKLGNPSRTEDMIEYGPFKDIPPYSQDTLKVHYENNSPFLTITSMTRVIEVSHWGNIAVEETVDLKHTGAVLKGPFSRYDYQRQPDSGISSVKSFKTILPAAAQDVYYRDEIGNISTSHLLVLDDSVEMEIRPRFPLFGGWKTHYIIGYNLPSYEYLYNLGDQYALKMRFVDHVFDEQVTDSLTVKIVLPEGAKNIHVDSPYEISRASDELHYTYLDTFGRPVIVAHKSNLVEQHIQDIVVHYTFNKILMLQEPLLVVGAFYILFFTVIVYVRLDFSITKDPAAEARMKVACITEQVLTLVNKRLGLYRHFDEAVNKYKQSRDISTLNSGKKALETEHKALTNEIASLQSKLKTEGSDLCDKVSEIQKLDGQVKELVLKSSVEAERLVAGKLKKDTYIENEKMHSNKRQDLVTKIDNILDAL; the protein is encoded by the exons ATGGCGGGGCTGCTGTGCcgcctgctcctctgcctggcggccgccggggccgccgccgacctgctgctggaggaggcgcGGCGCTCCGTGGACCTCAGCACCCACCTGGCCAAGGTCTCGGCCGAGCTCAGCCTCGCCAACGCGCCGGGCGGCACGGCCGCCTCCGCCTTCCTGCTGGCGCTGGAGCCCGGCCTGGAGCCGCGCCTGGCCTACCTGGGCGCgcag GtgaagggggaggaagaggaggagaacacCTTGGAAGTGAGAGAGACTAAAGTTAAAGGCAAAAG TGGAAAATTCTTCTCTGTGAAGCTGCCATCTCCTTTGGCACCAGGAGCCAAGGTCCGTGTATCTGTCGAAATGGTTTTCACGCACGTCCTGCAGCCCTACCCCACCCATATCACCCAAAGCGAGAAGCAGTTTGTGGTCTTTGAAGGAAATCACTATTTCTACTCGCCATACTTCACCAAGACCCAAACAACCCGGGTCAAACTGGCCTCTAGGAATGTGGAGAGTTACACCAAGCTGGGCAACCCTTCCCGCACTGAAGACATGATTGAATATGGCCCCTTCAAGGACATTCCTCCATACAGCCAG GACACTCTGAAGGTACACTATGAAAATAACAGTCCATTCCTGACCATCACCAGTATGACCCGAGTCATTGAGGTGTCTCACTGGGGAAACATTGCGGTTGAAGAGACGGTTGATTTAAAGCACACAGGAGCAGTGCTGAAAGGGCCTTTCTCCAGATACGACTACCAGAGACAGCCAGACAGTGGAATCTCTTCTGTCAAGTCTTTTAAG ACCattctcccagctgctgctcaggacgTCTATTACCGAGATGAAATTGGAAACATCTCCACCAGCCACCTCCTTGTCCTGGATGACTCTGTGGAGATGGAGATCCGTCCCCGCTTCCCGCTTTTTGGGGGGTGGAAAACCCATTACATTATCGGCTATAACCTGCCAAGCTACGAATACCTCTACAATCTCG GTGATCAGTATGCCTTGAAAATGAGGTTTGTTGACCACGTGTTTGATGAGCAAGTTACAGACTCTCTGACTGTCAAGATTGTCCTGCCAGAAGGTGCCAA GAATATCCATGTGGACAGCCCCTATGAAATCAGTCGTGCTTCAGACGAGCTTCACTACACTTATCTGGACACTTTTGGACGTCCGGTGATTGTGGCACACAAGAGCAACCTGGTGGAGCAGCACATCCAAGACATCGTG GTTCATTACACGTTCAACAAAATCTTGATGCTGCAGGAGCCTCTGTTGGTGGTTGGAGCTTTTTACATCTTGTTCTTTACTGTGATTGTCTACGTGAGGCTGGATTTCTCCATCACTAAG GATCCAGCTGCTGAAGCTAGGATGAAGGTTGCCTGCATAACGGAGCAAGTGCTTACTCTGGTGAACAAGAGACTTGGGCTGTACCGTCACTTTGATGAAGCAGTGAATAAATACAAGCAGTCACGGGACATCTCCACCCTGAACAGCGGCAAAAAGGCTTTGGAGACGGAGCACAAGGCCCTGACAAATGAAATAGCCTCTCTGCAGTCTAAACTGAAGACAGAAGGCTCTGACTTATGTGATAAa GTAAGTGAGATTCAGAAGCTCGATGGCCAAGTAAAGGAGCTCGTTCTAAAGTCCTCGGTCGAGGCTGAGCGGCTGGTAGCTGGCAAGCTCAAGAAGGACACGTACATCGAGAATGAGAAGATGCATTCCAACAAGCGCCAGGACCTGGTCACCAAAATCGACAACATCCTCGACGCACTGTAA